In Mycobacterium gallinarum, a single window of DNA contains:
- a CDS encoding NAD(P)/FAD-dependent oxidoreductase, whose translation MHTVFDAPVDPRLIERSLAASSFGSMWLDIPRPAYPQLTASITCDLLVVGGGYTGLWTALHAAERNPDRRIVLIEANRIAWAASGRNGGFVDASLTHGAENGKTRWPNEIHTLDQMGIQNLDGMQADIERLRLDTEWQRTGMLSVATEPHQVDWLRDAADGGEGRFLDTQHVRAEANSPTYLAGLFSADTCAIVHPAKLAFELARACTDAGVQIYERANATRLESESRALRVHTAAAAITARQVVLATNVYPSLLRRNRLHTVPVYDYVLATEPLTDAQLDRIGWRNRQGIGDCANQFHYYRLTVDNRIVWGGYDAVYHFGGKVDSTYEDRPDTYQRLAAHFFITFPQLDDVRFSHRWAGAIDTNTRFCAHWGRAHDDRVAYVNGFTGLGVGAARFAADVCLDLLDGIPTPRTELEMVRRRPLPFPPEPIASIGIQATRWSLDRADHSAGRRNIFLRTLDALGLGFDS comes from the coding sequence GTGCACACAGTGTTCGATGCCCCCGTAGATCCCCGGTTGATCGAACGTTCGCTTGCGGCAAGCTCCTTCGGTTCGATGTGGCTGGACATTCCCCGGCCCGCCTACCCTCAGCTGACCGCATCGATCACCTGCGACCTGCTCGTGGTCGGCGGCGGCTACACCGGGCTCTGGACGGCACTGCATGCCGCCGAGCGCAATCCGGACCGGCGCATCGTCCTCATCGAGGCCAACCGCATCGCGTGGGCGGCATCGGGACGAAACGGCGGATTCGTCGACGCCAGCCTGACTCACGGAGCCGAGAACGGAAAAACACGCTGGCCCAACGAGATCCACACTCTGGACCAGATGGGCATCCAGAACCTCGACGGCATGCAGGCCGACATCGAGCGTCTGAGGCTGGATACGGAGTGGCAGCGCACCGGAATGCTTTCGGTCGCCACCGAACCGCATCAGGTCGACTGGCTGCGGGACGCCGCGGACGGGGGAGAGGGCCGCTTCCTCGACACGCAGCACGTCCGCGCCGAAGCGAACTCGCCGACCTATCTGGCGGGGCTGTTCAGTGCCGACACGTGCGCCATCGTCCACCCGGCCAAGCTGGCGTTCGAGCTCGCCCGCGCGTGCACGGACGCGGGCGTGCAGATCTACGAGCGCGCCAACGCCACCCGGTTGGAGTCCGAGAGCCGTGCGCTGCGCGTGCACACCGCCGCCGCGGCCATCACCGCGCGCCAGGTGGTGCTGGCGACGAACGTCTACCCGAGCCTGTTGCGCCGCAACCGGTTGCACACCGTTCCGGTTTACGACTACGTGCTGGCGACCGAGCCGCTGACCGACGCGCAGCTGGACCGCATCGGGTGGCGGAACAGGCAGGGAATCGGTGACTGCGCCAACCAGTTTCACTACTACCGGTTGACCGTGGACAACCGCATCGTGTGGGGCGGTTATGACGCGGTGTATCACTTCGGAGGCAAGGTCGATTCCACCTACGAGGATCGGCCCGACACGTATCAGCGCCTCGCCGCGCACTTCTTCATCACGTTCCCTCAACTCGACGACGTCCGGTTCTCGCACCGCTGGGCCGGCGCCATCGACACCAACACTCGCTTCTGCGCGCACTGGGGTCGGGCCCACGATGACCGGGTCGCGTATGTCAACGGGTTCACCGGCCTTGGCGTAGGCGCGGCGAGGTTCGCGGCCGACGTGTGCCTGGATCTGCTCGACGGAATTCCCACCCCGCGCACCGAGTTGGAGATGGTGCGCCGACGCCCGTTGCCGTTCCCGCCCGAACCGATCGCGAGCATCGGCATCCAGGCGACGCGATGGTCTCTGGACCGCGCCGACCATTCGGCGGGGCGCCGCAACATCTTTCTTCGCACACTCGACGCGCTGGGTCTCGGCTTCGATTCCTGA
- a CDS encoding cation:proton antiporter has protein sequence MQISATLLLELGVILTVLTVLGSAARRFALSPIPLYLLVGLALGDGGVAPIPAAGEFVHAGATIGVVLLLLVLGLEFSIGEFASSLRRHLPSAWVDLFLNAPPGAIAGWLLGLDGVGILALAGVTYISSSGVIARLLSDLRRLGNRETPAVLSILVLEDFAMAAYLPLLAVLAAGGTWWQAILGVTFAVAALVVAFIASLRWGHHLGRLVAHPDNEQLLLRIMGLTLIVAALAEFVHASAAVGAFLVGLTLTGDAADRARIVLSPLRDLFAAIFFLAIGFSVNPAELIPMLPAALALAAVTAVTKVLTGRFAARRDGVGRPGQLRAGMALIARGEFSLVIIGLVAMSIPQLGAVATPYVFILAIVGPVLTRFSGGGLRPAVRQIGETPATDRQ, from the coding sequence GTGCAGATCTCGGCGACGTTGCTGCTGGAGCTCGGCGTCATCCTCACGGTGCTCACTGTGCTGGGCAGCGCTGCACGCAGGTTCGCACTGTCGCCAATCCCGCTGTATCTCCTGGTAGGCCTGGCACTCGGAGACGGCGGCGTCGCGCCGATACCCGCTGCCGGGGAATTCGTTCACGCCGGGGCAACCATCGGTGTGGTCCTTCTGCTGCTCGTGTTGGGGCTGGAGTTCTCGATCGGCGAATTCGCCAGCAGCCTGCGCAGACATCTGCCGTCGGCGTGGGTAGATCTGTTTCTCAATGCGCCACCCGGGGCGATCGCGGGCTGGCTGCTCGGGCTCGACGGCGTCGGGATCCTGGCGCTGGCCGGCGTGACGTACATTTCGTCGTCAGGCGTCATCGCCAGGCTGCTCTCCGACCTGCGCCGGCTCGGCAACCGCGAGACCCCGGCCGTCCTGTCAATTCTCGTGCTCGAGGACTTCGCGATGGCGGCCTACCTCCCCTTGCTGGCGGTCCTCGCGGCAGGCGGAACCTGGTGGCAGGCGATTCTCGGCGTCACGTTCGCCGTTGCCGCGTTGGTGGTGGCGTTCATCGCCTCCCTTCGCTGGGGACATCACCTCGGCCGCCTGGTTGCGCATCCTGACAACGAGCAGCTTCTACTGCGAATCATGGGCCTGACGTTGATCGTTGCCGCGCTGGCCGAGTTCGTGCACGCGTCGGCCGCGGTCGGTGCGTTCCTGGTCGGTCTCACGCTGACCGGTGACGCCGCGGACCGCGCGCGGATTGTGCTGAGCCCGCTGCGGGATCTGTTCGCGGCAATCTTCTTCCTGGCAATCGGCTTCTCCGTGAACCCTGCGGAGTTGATTCCGATGCTGCCCGCCGCTCTGGCGCTCGCGGCGGTGACAGCCGTGACGAAGGTGTTGACCGGCCGGTTCGCCGCCCGTCGTGACGGGGTGGGCAGGCCCGGGCAGTTGCGCGCGGGTATGGCGCTGATCGCCCGTGGGGAATTCTCACTCGTCATCATCGGCCTGGTCGCGATGTCGATCCCACAGCTCGGTGCGGTCGCGACTCCCTACGTATTCATCCTCGCGATTGTCGGACCCGTGTTGACCCGCTTCAGCGGAGGTGGCCTGCGCCCTGCCGTCAGGCAGATCGGCGAAACACCGGCGACCGATCGGCAATAA
- a CDS encoding cation:proton antiporter regulatory subunit — translation MDVREVLLPGVGLRYEFDNRDGDRIGVVARRTRDFEIVVYPKEDPDQAQHVFRLTEDEAEALAQILGAPRIAERFADLTREVPGLDAGQVVLEPGSPFANRPLGETRARTRTGASIVAIVRDDAVLASPGPAETLRAGDVLVVIGTAEGILGVEDIVARG, via the coding sequence ATGGATGTCCGAGAGGTTTTGCTGCCCGGCGTCGGGTTGCGCTACGAATTCGACAATCGTGACGGCGACCGGATCGGCGTGGTCGCACGACGCACCCGTGACTTCGAAATCGTCGTGTACCCAAAGGAGGACCCCGACCAGGCACAGCACGTGTTCCGACTGACCGAGGACGAGGCAGAAGCCCTCGCTCAGATCCTGGGTGCGCCGCGAATCGCGGAACGATTCGCCGACCTCACCCGCGAAGTCCCGGGCCTCGATGCCGGACAAGTTGTCCTCGAGCCCGGGAGTCCATTTGCGAATCGCCCCCTCGGGGAGACCCGGGCACGGACGCGCACCGGCGCGTCCATCGTCGCGATCGTGCGCGACGACGCGGTCCTCGCTTCGCCAGGTCCGGCCGAAACTCTCCGCGCCGGTGACGTTTTGGTGGTGATCGGCACCGCGGAAGGCATCCTTGGCGTCGAAGACATCGTCGCCAGAGGCTGA
- a CDS encoding sterol desaturase family protein yields the protein MHDPVTFAIPFFLIMLIIEWVSAGKLVHDEAERAPAGAYLKPDAWASIKMGLVSIATSGVLNAIALLAYAALYVYVAPWQLPSTAWYTWVIAIVGVDVLYYFYHRIAHRVRLIWATHQAHHSSQYFNFATALRQKWNISGDVFLRALLPLLGVPPWMVFASFSINLIYQFWIHTERIGKLWRPIEFVFNTPSHHRVHHGMDQQYLDKNYGGIFILWDRLFGSFKEENVRPNYGLTKQVDTYNIWTLQTHEYVAIFRDVRCASRWRDKLGYAFGPPGWEPAGRRVDEGSARVRV from the coding sequence ATGCACGACCCGGTGACGTTCGCGATCCCGTTCTTCCTCATCATGCTGATCATCGAATGGGTCAGCGCGGGAAAGCTGGTACATGACGAGGCGGAACGGGCACCGGCGGGCGCCTATCTGAAGCCCGACGCGTGGGCGAGCATCAAGATGGGGCTGGTTTCGATCGCCACCAGTGGCGTCCTCAACGCCATCGCCCTGTTGGCCTATGCCGCGCTCTACGTCTACGTGGCCCCGTGGCAGCTGCCGTCCACCGCCTGGTACACCTGGGTGATCGCCATCGTCGGCGTCGACGTCCTCTACTACTTCTATCACCGGATCGCGCACCGCGTCCGCCTGATCTGGGCGACCCATCAAGCACATCACTCCAGCCAGTACTTCAACTTCGCCACCGCGCTGCGCCAGAAGTGGAACATCAGCGGCGACGTGTTCCTGCGGGCGCTGCTGCCACTGCTCGGTGTGCCGCCGTGGATGGTGTTCGCCAGCTTCTCCATCAACCTCATCTACCAATTCTGGATCCACACCGAGCGCATCGGAAAGCTCTGGCGGCCAATCGAATTCGTCTTCAATACGCCGTCGCATCACCGCGTTCACCACGGCATGGACCAGCAGTACCTCGACAAGAACTACGGCGGCATCTTCATCCTCTGGGACCGGCTGTTCGGCAGCTTCAAGGAAGAGAACGTGCGCCCGAACTACGGGCTGACCAAGCAGGTCGACACCTACAACATCTGGACGCTGCAGACGCACGAATATGTGGCGATCTTCCGCGACGTCCGGTGCGCGTCACGCTGGCGAGACAAGCTGGGCTATGCCTTCGGTCCGCCGGGTTGGGAGCCCGCCGGACGCCGCGTCGACGAGGGGTCTGCAAGGGTTCGCGTATAG
- a CDS encoding carboxylesterase/lipase family protein, translated as MTAEANTRRSADDGSPAVPAVERPVVDTSYGPVRGVDNGTIKVWKGIRYAAAPAGDLRWRAPQAPQRWSEPADATRVGPVCPQPTDPRIPIDLGAPQGDDCLTLNVWASSDTEAGDGKPVMVWLHGGAYILGSSAQSLYHGAALASGGDALIVTVNYRLGALGFLDLSSFGDGFDTNLGLRDALFALQWVRDNIAGFGGDPARVTLFGESAGAGMVTTLLASPAAAGLFSAAIAQSSPATSIYDSERGRRFAELFLDALDIGRGEAQRLPAVPIEAVLAASKKVFDEVPARWPGTLAFAPIIDGDVIPAHPVKLARESRTHPVPLIIGTNKHEAALFRWMKSPLMPISPQALRAMFTEIAAEQPALQLPDEAQIRTAYRGRPKTIGMGVARDIGFRMPSIWFADGHREVAPVYLYRFDFAPPMLRLLRLGAAHATELPYVWGNLVGGPKDPTFKLGGLKAGKTVSARLRRRWMSFAVDGTPSASAGDPEWRPYRKEDRASLIIDASERVVDDLDRDLRLAWGDEVLSFR; from the coding sequence GTGACAGCAGAGGCCAATACGCGACGCTCTGCCGACGACGGGTCGCCGGCGGTGCCCGCAGTCGAGCGGCCGGTCGTCGACACCAGCTACGGACCCGTTCGCGGCGTCGACAACGGAACGATCAAGGTGTGGAAGGGCATTCGCTATGCCGCGGCGCCAGCCGGCGACCTGCGGTGGCGGGCACCCCAGGCGCCCCAGCGGTGGTCGGAGCCGGCCGACGCGACGCGGGTGGGACCCGTCTGCCCACAGCCCACCGATCCGAGGATCCCGATCGACCTCGGCGCGCCGCAGGGTGACGACTGCCTGACGTTGAACGTGTGGGCGTCGTCGGATACCGAGGCGGGGGACGGCAAACCGGTGATGGTGTGGCTGCACGGCGGCGCTTACATCCTCGGCTCGTCGGCGCAATCGCTGTATCACGGTGCTGCACTGGCGAGCGGCGGCGACGCGCTGATCGTCACGGTCAACTACCGGTTGGGCGCACTCGGGTTCCTGGACCTGTCCTCCTTCGGCGACGGGTTCGATACCAATCTCGGCCTGCGCGACGCGCTGTTCGCACTGCAATGGGTGCGCGACAACATCGCCGGATTCGGCGGCGACCCCGCCCGCGTCACATTGTTCGGCGAGTCGGCCGGCGCAGGCATGGTGACCACGCTGCTGGCGAGCCCCGCCGCCGCGGGACTGTTCTCGGCGGCCATCGCCCAGAGTTCGCCGGCGACGTCGATCTACGACTCCGAGCGCGGCCGCCGCTTCGCCGAGTTGTTCCTCGATGCGCTGGACATCGGGCGGGGCGAAGCCCAACGCCTGCCCGCAGTTCCGATCGAGGCCGTGTTGGCGGCCTCCAAGAAGGTTTTCGACGAAGTGCCGGCCCGCTGGCCGGGGACACTGGCCTTCGCGCCGATCATCGACGGTGACGTCATTCCCGCGCACCCGGTGAAGCTGGCCCGAGAAAGTCGCACGCATCCAGTCCCGTTGATCATCGGCACGAACAAGCACGAGGCCGCGCTGTTCCGGTGGATGAAGTCGCCGTTGATGCCGATCTCGCCGCAGGCGCTGCGCGCGATGTTCACCGAGATCGCCGCCGAGCAGCCGGCGCTGCAGCTGCCCGATGAAGCGCAGATCCGCACCGCATACCGCGGCCGGCCCAAGACGATCGGCATGGGGGTGGCCCGCGACATCGGTTTCCGCATGCCGTCGATCTGGTTTGCCGACGGCCACCGGGAGGTCGCACCCGTCTACCTCTACCGGTTCGACTTCGCGCCCCCGATGCTGCGCCTGTTGCGCCTCGGCGCGGCGCACGCCACCGAGTTGCCGTATGTATGGGGCAACCTGGTCGGCGGCCCTAAGGACCCGACATTCAAATTGGGCGGCCTCAAGGCCGGCAAGACGGTGTCGGCGCGGCTGCGCAGGCGTTGGATGAGCTTCGCGGTGGACGGCACGCCGTCCGCGTCGGCCGGGGATCCCGAGTGGCGTCCGTACCGCAAAGAGGATCGGGCGTCGCTGATCATCGATGCATCCGAACGGGTGGTCGACGATCTGGACCGTGACCTGCGATTGGCCTGGGGGGACGAGGTGCTCAGCTTCCGCTGA